One Candidatus Sulfurimonas baltica DNA segment encodes these proteins:
- a CDS encoding SUMF1/EgtB/PvdO family nonheme iron enzyme has product MKDIIIFLFLLASLTLNASQRVALIIGNNDYKDDNKLFNPVNDAQLLKSTLEKSGFFTIYLENATLKDINSGLDKFKKELSIDSVGLFYFAGHGIQVNGKNYLLPIDLDLQDENEIKYSALEVDKVVRLLKEVKNNTNIIILDACRNNYFEVKNHGLAPFVNPDGLFVAYSTQAGQRALDGDKNTNSPFALALANNINTQDVDIEALFKQVRSDVYTQTNGKQRPSTYSEILEPFYFSTNKSTTRALKKKNLAKANIQTVDFKRHTRYIEPELVMIKADKYVKGNNSDFDTSPAHEMTIEKDFYIGVYEVSFEEYDLFCLDTGWKKPKDDSFGRGKQPVINVSWQDAMEYTRWLSKKSGKLYRLPSESEWEYVARDKQNYNYGTVNDDALLTRYAWYEENAKSHPYPIGKKLANSFGVHDILGNVREWMQDDYVKYDNYLYADKSSNAHAVILDSTQKIVRGGSWYSSYEDMRVYKRDLAEIDLRDKATGFRVVLEK; this is encoded by the coding sequence ATGAAAGATATAATCATATTTTTATTTCTTTTAGCCTCTTTAACACTCAATGCCTCGCAAAGAGTAGCCCTCATTATTGGAAATAACGACTACAAAGATGATAATAAACTCTTCAATCCAGTCAATGATGCACAATTACTCAAATCTACTCTCGAAAAATCAGGGTTTTTCACCATATATCTTGAAAATGCCACTTTAAAAGATATAAATAGTGGATTAGATAAATTTAAAAAAGAATTATCCATAGATAGTGTCGGACTTTTTTATTTTGCAGGTCATGGCATACAGGTAAATGGGAAAAACTATTTATTACCTATTGATTTAGACCTTCAAGATGAAAATGAGATTAAATATAGTGCATTGGAAGTTGACAAAGTTGTTAGGCTACTCAAAGAAGTGAAAAATAATACAAATATAATAATTTTAGATGCATGTAGAAATAATTACTTTGAGGTTAAAAATCATGGTCTGGCTCCATTTGTAAATCCAGATGGCTTATTTGTTGCTTATTCCACCCAAGCAGGACAAAGAGCATTAGACGGAGATAAAAATACTAATAGCCCCTTTGCCTTGGCTCTTGCAAATAATATAAATACACAAGATGTAGATATTGAAGCTCTGTTTAAACAAGTAAGAAGCGATGTTTACACACAAACGAATGGCAAGCAAAGACCAAGTACTTACAGTGAGATTTTAGAGCCTTTTTATTTTTCAACTAACAAATCTACCACGAGAGCATTAAAGAAAAAAAACTTAGCTAAAGCAAATATTCAAACAGTTGATTTTAAAAGACATACTCGCTATATAGAACCAGAACTTGTTATGATAAAAGCGGATAAATACGTAAAAGGGAATAACTCTGATTTTGACACTTCTCCAGCCCATGAGATGACTATAGAAAAAGATTTTTATATTGGAGTATATGAGGTTAGCTTTGAAGAGTATGATCTTTTTTGCCTTGATACAGGCTGGAAAAAACCAAAAGACGATTCTTTTGGCAGAGGAAAACAACCGGTTATAAATGTGAGTTGGCAAGATGCGATGGAATATACACGATGGCTAAGTAAAAAAAGTGGTAAACTCTACCGACTCCCTAGTGAGTCAGAATGGGAATATGTAGCTAGAGACAAGCAAAACTATAACTATGGAACTGTAAATGACGATGCACTCTTAACTAGATATGCCTGGTATGAAGAGAATGCAAAATCTCATCCTTATCCTATTGGTAAAAAACTTGCGAACAGTTTTGGTGTACATGATATTTTAGGCAATGTAAGAGAATGGATGCAAGATGATTATGTAAAATATGATAACTATTTATATGCTGACAAATCATCAAATGCTCATGCCGTTATTTTAGATTCTACTCAAAAAATAGTTCGTGGCGGTTCTTGGTACAGCTCTTATGAAGATATGAGAGTTTATAAAAGAGATTTAGCAGAAATAGATTTAAGAGATAAAGCGACAGGGTTTAGAGTTGTTTTAGAGAAATAA
- a CDS encoding choice-of-anchor D domain-containing protein: MHNKSTTIKLISLSTLLLFTGCVAPKPQVTQTQATPKVSKVSPKTPQELSINSISKKTELKEPEKADYSINLNNTTNSNADIILKNKGEMPLTINSIKLITSQPSLFKLDSNCPSIINGKADCKLNLQFLGNNIGRFDAKIAIDSDDTKKKIKDISVTAEAVNKFSGVVTKIDSETTKVERIIKLNFNSANKLQYIKVKNNGIETLSLGQPSIKGPDKNSFSIEKNSCGNTLKVKESCEITVGYKATKDGFSDATIDLPSNGDITPSKYVRLEGFSKPFSITLDNFVVSKNVKDFLNDYFASKNSFYYRTIFQQKTDRAFESAVDSEIKKYFTNNSYRIQSNPDDADKILTIYPSVEVVKDSAQNTITYKIVVNGYITTKSNYDRNTKTGDKMILDNNSSSTEFTSIAFNNLLLDKEAFEFGMTIHADNVGDDQELAAIVADMMTSKLFNVIGLQDSKGNN, translated from the coding sequence ATGCATAACAAATCAACAACAATAAAGCTAATAAGTCTTTCGACTTTGCTATTATTTACAGGCTGTGTCGCTCCAAAACCACAGGTTACACAAACACAGGCTACGCCAAAGGTATCTAAAGTCTCTCCAAAAACACCTCAAGAACTAAGCATTAATAGTATTTCAAAAAAAACAGAGTTAAAAGAACCTGAAAAAGCAGACTACTCAATAAACTTGAACAATACAACAAACTCTAACGCTGACATAATATTAAAGAATAAGGGTGAAATGCCATTAACTATTAATAGTATTAAGCTTATTACAAGTCAGCCAAGTTTGTTTAAACTAGATAGCAACTGTCCTAGTATCATTAATGGAAAAGCGGATTGTAAGTTAAATCTTCAATTTTTAGGTAATAATATTGGTCGTTTTGATGCAAAAATTGCAATTGACTCTGATGACACAAAGAAAAAAATCAAAGATATTTCAGTTACTGCGGAAGCTGTAAATAAGTTTAGTGGTGTTGTAACAAAAATAGATTCAGAAACTACAAAAGTTGAAAGAATAATTAAACTAAACTTTAATTCTGCAAATAAACTTCAATACATTAAAGTCAAAAACAATGGTATTGAAACTCTATCACTTGGCCAACCATCTATAAAAGGTCCAGATAAAAATAGTTTTTCAATAGAAAAAAATTCTTGCGGTAACACACTAAAAGTAAAAGAAAGTTGTGAAATCACAGTAGGATACAAAGCAACTAAAGATGGATTTAGTGATGCGACAATTGACTTACCATCAAATGGTGATATTACTCCTTCAAAATATGTAAGATTAGAAGGATTTTCTAAGCCCTTTAGTATTACTTTAGATAATTTCGTTGTTTCAAAAAATGTTAAAGACTTTTTAAATGACTATTTTGCATCAAAAAATTCATTTTATTATAGAACTATTTTTCAACAAAAGACAGATAGAGCATTTGAAAGTGCTGTAGACTCTGAAATTAAAAAATATTTTACAAATAATAGCTATAGAATACAAAGTAATCCAGACGATGCTGACAAAATTCTAACTATTTATCCATCAGTAGAAGTAGTTAAAGATTCAGCACAAAATACAATTACATATAAAATTGTAGTTAATGGATATATTACTACAAAATCTAACTATGACAGAAACACAAAAACTGGCGATAAAATGATACTTGACAACAACAGTTCAAGTACAGAGTTCACTTCTATTGCTTTTAACAATTTACTACTTGACAAAGAAGCTTTTGAATTTGGTATGACTATTCATGCAGACAATGTTGGTGATGATCAAGAATTAGCTGCAATAGTAGCAGATATGATGACATCAAAACTATTTAACGTTATAGGTTTACAAGATTCAAAAGGCAACAATTAA
- a CDS encoding IS3 family transposase → MYEHRKSFSINLMSKVLKVDRTSYYHWIKTGCITKKVDEQLNDLIEVIFIQGRKNYGTRRIQDKLKELYGVLVSRKRISSIMKELGLKVNMKRRYKNTTDSNHNLPIAPNLLNMDFYASAPDEKYVGDITYIHTGEGWLYLATVIDLYSRKVVGWSMDDTMKVSLVNDALSMAIKHRNPSEGLLWHTDRGSQYASYAHKDLLEKHSIIQSMSRKGNCWDNAVAESFFKTLKSDLVYQTYFYTKRQAKQEIFEYIEFHYNRVRSHSYLGNLSPVKFEEINKVLQMEMVA, encoded by the coding sequence ATGTATGAACATAGAAAAAGTTTTAGTATTAATCTTATGAGTAAAGTGCTCAAGGTAGATAGGACATCTTATTATCATTGGATAAAAACTGGATGCATTACTAAAAAAGTAGACGAGCAACTCAATGATTTGATTGAAGTTATATTTATTCAAGGTAGAAAAAACTATGGCACAAGAAGAATTCAAGACAAACTAAAAGAACTCTACGGTGTATTAGTATCAAGAAAGCGTATCTCCAGTATCATGAAAGAACTGGGTCTAAAAGTGAACATGAAAAGAAGATATAAAAATACGACAGATTCTAATCATAACTTACCAATAGCTCCTAATCTCCTAAACATGGATTTTTATGCATCTGCTCCAGATGAAAAATATGTAGGAGATATTACATATATCCATACAGGTGAAGGTTGGCTCTATCTGGCTACTGTGATTGATTTATACTCAAGAAAAGTTGTCGGTTGGTCTATGGATGACACTATGAAAGTTTCACTTGTAAATGATGCCTTAAGCATGGCTATTAAGCATAGAAACCCTTCCGAAGGGTTACTATGGCACACAGATAGAGGGAGTCAATATGCTTCTTATGCACATAAAGATTTATTGGAAAAACACTCTATAATTCAAAGCATGAGCAGAAAAGGCAACTGCTGGGATAATGCAGTGGCTGAGAGCTTCTTTAAAACACTCAAAAGTGATTTAGTGTATCAGACATATTTTTATACGAAGAGGCAGGCAAAACAAGAGATATTTGAATATATAGAATTTCATTATAACAGAGTCAGATCACATAGTTATCTTGGAAACTTATCACCTGTTAAATTTGAAGAAATAAACAAAGTGTTACAAATGGAAATGGTTGCTTAG
- a CDS encoding transposase, translating into MRTSKYTKEFKDSTIQLILNNNESVSKIAADLDIHVKTLYNWMSSYKKEHRIPMRVVNTSSSTETLDEENKRLRREVKLLKQERDILKKATAYFAKEVL; encoded by the coding sequence ATGAGAACTAGTAAATACACCAAAGAATTTAAAGATTCCACAATTCAATTAATACTTAATAATAACGAGAGTGTCTCAAAGATAGCAGCTGATTTAGATATACATGTAAAGACTTTATATAACTGGATGAGCAGTTATAAAAAAGAGCATAGAATACCAATGAGAGTTGTAAATACATCATCTTCAACAGAGACACTAGATGAAGAGAATAAACGCCTCAGACGAGAGGTAAAGCTTTTAAAGCAAGAGCGTGACATTTTAAAAAAGGCGACCGCGTACTTCGCCAAAGAAGTTCTATAA
- a CDS encoding DUF2958 domain-containing protein, which yields MILIPPELLNSLPNLYDTENTKDPICHIKLFTPDANWTWYITEISIKDFTCFGYVVGHSSELGYFSLQELESVRGPLNLPIERDIHFTPTPLSEVKKLH from the coding sequence ATGATACTCATACCTCCCGAACTCTTAAATAGTCTTCCAAACCTCTACGATACAGAAAACACAAAAGACCCAATATGTCACATCAAACTTTTCACACCAGATGCTAACTGGACTTGGTACATCACCGAGATATCTATAAAAGACTTTACATGTTTCGGCTATGTTGTTGGTCACTCTTCAGAACTTGGCTACTTTTCTCTACAAGAATTAGAATCAGTTCGTGGTCCTCTAAATTTACCTATTGAGCGTGATATTCACTTCACGCCAACACCGCTATCAGAAGTAAAGAAGCTCCACTAA
- a CDS encoding tyrosine-type recombinase/integrase, with product MKTTKSIKRIKENITIVEFKKIMAATRGDDSIRENTRLNLLRTFVMLYHTGMRLNELQDLRVQDIKELLENETVKVLSKKTSSERKLYLTKEFKKNLTPLFDFEIEDDENRVICKGSNKNKRTGINPITFIQQVNQYLKVLGSGYTSHSFRQGILSDFGAKGVNIKIMSKFIGHSDIKTTLKYVQPSDEDIMMNLIR from the coding sequence ATGAAAACTACAAAATCTATAAAAAGAATCAAAGAAAACATTACAATCGTTGAGTTTAAAAAAATTATGGCTGCAACTCGTGGAGATGACTCTATTAGAGAGAATACAAGATTAAACTTACTCAGAACCTTTGTAATGCTGTATCACACAGGTATGAGACTAAATGAACTTCAAGATTTAAGAGTACAAGATATAAAAGAGCTACTTGAGAATGAAACGGTTAAAGTTCTATCAAAAAAAACATCATCAGAAAGAAAACTCTATCTTACTAAAGAGTTCAAAAAGAACCTTACACCACTATTTGACTTTGAGATAGAAGATGATGAGAATAGAGTTATCTGTAAAGGTAGCAATAAGAACAAACGAACAGGAATAAATCCTATAACATTCATACAGCAAGTAAATCAATATCTAAAAGTTCTTGGTAGCGGCTACACTTCCCATTCGTTTAGACAAGGTATTTTAAGCGACTTTGGAGCTAAGGGAGTTAACATAAAGATTATGAGTAAATTTATTGGACATTCTGATATCAAGACGACCCTCAAATACGTTCAGCCCAGTGACGAAGACATTATGATGAATTTGATTAGGTAG